In a genomic window of Piliocolobus tephrosceles isolate RC106 chromosome 1, ASM277652v3, whole genome shotgun sequence:
- the LOC111523683 gene encoding cytochrome c oxidase assembly factor 7: MAGLVDFQDEEQVKSFLENMEVECNYHCYHEKDPDGCYRLVDYLEGIQKNFDEAAKVLKFNCEENQHSDSCYKLGAYYVTGKGGLPQDLKAAARCFLMACEKPGKKSIAACHNVGLLAHDGQVNEDGQPDLGKARDYYTRACDGGYASSCFNLSAIFLQGAPGFPKDMDLACKYSMKACDLGHIWACANASRMYKLGDGVDKDEAKAEMLKNRAQQLHKEQEKGVQPLTFG; the protein is encoded by the exons ATGGCCGGCTTGGTGGACTTCCAGGATGAGGAGCAGGTTAAGTCCTTTTTGGAGAACATGGAGGTGGAGTGCAACTACCACTGCTATCACGAGAAGGACCCGGACG GTTGCTATCGGCTGGTGGACTATTTGGAAGGGATCCAGAAGAATTTTGATGAGGCTGCCAAGGTGTTGAAGTTTAACTGTGAAGAGAACCAGCACAGTGATAGTTGCTACAAACTGGGGGCCTACTATGTGACGGGAAAAG GTGGTCTGCCCCAGGACCTGAAAGCTGCCGCCAGGTGCTTTTTGATGGCGTGTGAGAAGCCCGGAAAGAAGTCTATAGCAGCATGTCACAACGTTGGCCTCCTGGCACATGATGGACAGGTTAATGAGGATGGCCAGCCTGACCTGGGGAAGGCCAGGGACTACTACACAAGGGCCTGTGATGGTGGCTATGCTTCCAGCTGCTTCAACCTCAGTGCCATATTCCTGCAGGGTGCCCCAGGCTTTCCTAAGGACATGGACCTGGCATGTAAATACTCCATGAAAGCCTGTGATCTGGGTCATATCTGGGCCTGTGCCAATGCCAGTCGCATGTACAAGCTGGGGGATGGTGTTGATAAGGATGAGGCCAAGGCCGAGATGCTAAAAAATCGAGCCCAGCAGCTACACAAAGAACAGGAGAAAGGTGTCCAACCCTTAACTTTTGGGTAA